The sequence below is a genomic window from Flavobacterium sediminilitoris.
TCTCTTTCTTTTCCATATTTGTAACGAAGTATGATGGAAGAATCAGGTTTTTTATCAGAATAAATATAACCTCCAAAGATTACTTGTTCTTTTGCAAAAGCTTGCTCTAAATAGAGTGATATGAAATTACTTTTATTTGGTATTACGTCAGCATCAAGGAACAATAGTAAATCATATTTTGCTTTTTTTGCCAAAATATTTCTATTTGTTGTTCTGCCTAAGTTTTTTTTGTTAATATCAAAAGAACAATTATCTAAATTATTTATTTTAGAATTTTCTATTGAAAATAAATGACTTCCATCGTCTTGAACTAAAATCTCATAATTTATAAATAATAAATCAGCTTGTTTTTTTAATTCCTCAACTAAAGGAAAAGTATTGTAATTGTATGTAGGGATTAATATCGATAGCATTAAACCGTTCTTTGTACTACTTCAAAAACTTTTCCACCGTCAAATTTTAGTGTTTTTGCAGGAAATTTTAATAACAAAGCATAATCATGTGTTGCCATAATTATAGTTTTTCCAGTACTATTTATTTTTCGAAGCACTTCCATAACTTCTACACTTGTTTGAGGGTCTAAATTTCCAGTAGGCTCATCGGCTAAAATTAATTCAGGATCATTTAGTAAAGCCCTTGCAATAGCAATTCGTTGTTGTTCTCCACCCGAAAGTTGATGAGGCATTTTTGATTGATAATTTTTCATACCTACCTTGTCTAAAACTTCATCAATTTTAACGTTCATCTCTTCAGTTGCAGTCCAACCTGTAGCTTTTAAAACAAATAAAAGATTTTGCTTAACATTTCTATCAGGTAGTAATTTAAAGTCTTGAAAAACAACTCCTAGTTTTCTTCTCAAATAAGGAATATCTTTTTCTTTTAAATTTCTTAAATCATATCCTACAATGTTTCCTTCTCCTTCTGTCAAAAATAAATCAGCATATAATGTCTTTAAAAAACTACTTTTTCCTGCTCCAGTTTTTCCTATTAGATATATAAAATCTCCATTTGTAACCTCTAAGTTAACATCTGTTAGTATAGGATTTTTCTCTTGAAATACTGTAATTTCTTTTAATGAAAGAATTGTTTGAGACATAGTTTACTAAAGTTTAATTGTGTAAAAGTAATAACTTAGGGCACGCTTTCAAAATTAAAAACTAATTTCAATCGAAAATATTATTATCGTTTATAAAAATGTTTAAAAAAAGTACAATAATATGTTAACTAGCTTCGTTTATAGTTGTAATAAACTTTATATTTGAGGTCAATAAAATACAAGCAAAAATGATAAAAATACTGAAACTTTCCTTATTCTTTTTATTTGTTAGTCCATTAATGGTTTCAGCTCAACAATCTTCAATTTATACACACGATTTGAAAGAGTATGATAGAGCTGTCGCATTGTATAAGGATAAACAATATCAATCCGCTCAAATTTTATTTGAAAGAGTTAAAAAAGAAGTCTCAAATCAGGAAGTACAAGCTGATTGTGCCTATTATATTGCGAATTGTGCTATTCGATTAAATCAAATGGGAGCAGATGACTTAATTGAAAAATTTGTAGAAGATTACCCTACAAGTACAAAACAAAACCAAGCCTATATTGAAGTAGCTCACTATTACTTTGAGCAAGGTAGCTATGCTAAATCATTAGAATGGTTTGATAAAGTAAATGAAAGTTCAATGTCTTACGAAGATCAAGAAAAATATAATTTTCAAAAAGGATATTCTTATTTTACAGCAAAAAACACCACTGAAGCATCAAAATATTTCAATAAAGTATTAAACTCTAAAACATTTGGTAGTCAAGCTAAATACTATTTAGGTTATATGTCTTATGAAACAGATGATTATAATACTGCGAATCAATATTTTGATCAAGTACAAGATAAAGATAAGTATAAAGAGAAAATGGGCTATTTTCAAGCCGATATGAATTTCAAATTAGGGAATTTTCAAAAAGCAATAGATTTAGGTCAAGAGCAAATTCCTAAGTCAAATGCAATTGAAAAAAGCGAATTATCTAAGATTATAGGTGAAAGTTATTTTAATTTAAAGCAATATGATAAAGCATTACCTTATTTGTTAGAATATAAAGGGAAAAAAGGAAAATGGAATAATACAGATTATTATCAATTGGGATATGCTTATTATCAGCAAAAAGATTATGAAAATGCAATTGCTCAGTTTAATAAGATTATTAATGGAAATGATTTTGTAGCCCAAAATGCTTATTATCATTTAGCTGAAAGTTATTTAGAAACAGGTAAAAAACAACAAGCTTTAAATGCATTCAAAACGGCATCAGAAATGGAGTTTGAGCCTAAAATTCAAGAAGATGCTTGTTTAAATTATGCTAAATTGAGTTATGAAATAGGAAATCCATATCAATCTGTTCCTGAAATTTTAAATGCTTATTTAGATAAATACCCTAACAATTCTAATAAAGAGGAGATTAATACATTATTAATTAGTTCTTACATTACATCAAAAAATTATGCAGAAGCACTAGTCTTATTAGAAAAAAATAAATCACCAGAAAATAAGTTAGCATATCAAAAAGTAACTTTTTATAGAGGATTAGAATTGTACACAGACAGTAATTATCAAGAAGCATATTCATTATTTAAAAAATCCATTTCGGAAAATAAAGATTCAAAATTTACAGCGCGTGCTACTTTTTGGAAAGCTGAAACAGAATATAATTTAGATCAATATAAAGAAGCAATGCTAAGTTTTAAACAGTTCATGAACTATAATGAAGCAGCATCTACACCAGAATATAAAAATGTGAATTATAACTTAGCTTATTCATACTTCAAGTTAAAAGAATATGACAATGCTATAAAGCACTTTACAGATTTTACCGCTGAGGTAATGAACGATAATGTGAGAAAAACAGATGCTTATCTTCGTTTAGGAGACTGTAATTTTATTTCAGCTAAATATTGGCCTGCAATGGAAGCTTATAATAAAACGATTGAATTAAAAAGTGTTAATTCAGATTATGCGGCCTTTCAAAAGGGAATTAGTTACGGATTTGTAGATAGAAACGATAGAAAAATAGAAGATTTAGAAAAATTTGTAAAAACGTATCCAAACTCGCAATATGCGGATGATGCATTTTACGAATTGGGAAATACTTATGTAAATGAAAATAATGAATCTAAAGCAGTTGCCACTTACGATAAATTAATTACTAATTATAAAACAAGTTCTTATGTAGCAAAAGCAATTTTAAAACAAGGGTTAATTTATTACAATAATAATAAAAGTGATCAAGCATTAACGAAGTTTAAAAAAGTAGCTGCCGAATATCCAGGAAGTCCAGAATCATTAGAAGCAGTTTCTACGGCTAGATTAATTTATGTAGATAGTGGAAAAGTAGATGAATATTCAAATTGGGTTAAAACATTAAGCTTTGTTGAAGTTTCAAATGCCGATTTAGATAATACAACTTACGAATCTGCTGAAAAACAATATTTAATGAACAATGCAAAACAAGCTATTTCTGGATTTAGTAGTTATGTTGCTAAATTTCCTAATGGAATTCATGCATTAAAAGCAAACTTCTATTTAGCTCAATTATACTTTGCAGATAAGTTAGAATCTAATTCAATTAAACATTATGAATATGTTGTAAATCAGTCAAGAAACGAGTTTACAGAGCAAGCTTTAGCACGTTTATGTCAAGTACATTTAAAAACAAACGATTATGATAAAGCAATTCCTGTTTTAAAGCGTTTAGAAAATGAAGCCGATTTTCCTCAAAATAAAACGTATGCACAATCTAATTTGATGAAATCGTATTATGAAAAAGAAGATTATACAAGTGCTGTTGTTTATGCAGATAAAGTGTTAGCAAATGACAAAATTGATGATAGAATTAAAAGTGATGCTCAAATTATTGTAGCACGTTCAGCAATTAAAACAAATGACGAAGTTAAGGCAAAACAAGCTTATGCTGATTTATTAAAAATTGCAAAAGGAGAATTAGCAGCAGAAGCGCTATATTATGATGCATATTTCAAAAATAAAGAAGAAAAATTTGAAGCTTCAAATAAAGTAGTTCAGAAAATCGCAAAAGATTATTCAGGATATAAATATTACGGAGCAAAAGGATTAGTGATAATGGCTAAGAATTTTTATGGATTAAAAGACAGTTTTCAAGCAACTTATATTTTGGAAAGTGTAATTAAGAATTTCTCAGATTATCCAGATGTTGTAGAGGAAGCTAAAACAGAATTAAATAAAATTAAAACTGAAGTGTCTAAAACAAATTCATCAGTAACTAATTAGTATAAAATATAAAAAAGAATAAAAAGAAAAATTTAGAATATATTCTATTTTCTTTTATCTAAAAATAATAAATATGAACAAAGTCAAAATATATTTATCACTAGCAATCTTTACTTTAGTAACACAAATATCTTTCTCACAGGTAAAAGACGAAAATATAGGTTCTGAAGTAGTAAATATTGTTAAACCATATACTCCAACAATATCTGATGCTTTTAAAGTAAAAGAAACACCAGTAATGGAAGACGATGAAAGTATGAACAAAGAAACAATTCAATATAATATTTTCTCATTTCCAGTAGCTTCAACTTTCACACCGGCAAAAGGAAAAGCAGCATCTGTAGATAAAGTAGAAAGAGAGAAAATATTTCGTAATTATGCAACACTAGGATTTGGGAACTATTCAGCAGTAAATGCAGAATTATTTGTGACAGAAAATTTTGGGAGAAATAGTTATGTAGGAGGAATGTTACGTCATTTATCTTCTCAAGGAGGAATAAAAGACTTAGTATTAGACGATAAATATTATAATACAAGCTTAGATGTTACCTATGGAACACGTGAACGAGACTTGAGTTGGAATGTAGATTTAGGTGTTAAAAACCAAATTTATAATTGGTATGGTTTACCAACAAAGAATATCGTTTTTGATGAAGCAACAATAAAAGAAATAGATCCAAAACAATCTTACAACACTATTGCTTTAGGTGGAAAATTAAATTTAGAAAACAGCTTTTTTAATGAAGCGAGTTTACTCTTTAAACGATTTTCTGACGGATTTGGTTCAGGAGAAAACCGTTTTTATGTGAAGCCAAATTTTGATTTTGATGTCGTAAATCAAAAAATAAAAGCAAATTTTATATTAGATTATGTAGGTGGTAAATTTGAAAAAGATTATACTGCTTCAAATGAAATTAAATATAGCAATGTTATCTTCGGAACTAAGCCAAGCATCTTATATCAACAAGACGATTTATCAGTACAGCTTGGAGCAGGAATATTTTATACAACAGGAAAAATAAATGGTGAAAGTGATAGTAAATTGTTTGTTTATCCAAATGTAAAAGCATCTTATAAAATTGTTGGTGATGTATTAATAGGATATGCTGGAGCCGAAGGTGGTTTAAATCAAAATTCGTATGCTGATTTTGTAGATCAAAGTCCTTTTGTTTCTCCAACACTTTTTGTTGCACCAACAGATAATAAATATGATATTTATGTAGGATTAAAAGGGAAATTAGCTAATGCTGTAGCTTTTAATATAAGAGGATCATTTAATAATGAAGATAATAAACCTCTATTTATGAGTAATGAATACGTTTTTCAGAATGCAAATACAGAAGGCTATACATATGGAAACTCTTTCAAAGTAGTGTATGATAATGTTAAAATAGCAAGTTTTTTTGGAGAAATTAAAGCCGATTTTTCTAAAAATGTATCATTAGGAATTAATGGAACTTATAATAATTATACAACAGACGAAGAATCAGAAGCATGGAATTTACCACAGTTGAAAGTAGGAACAACATTAGATTTTGATATTAATGAAAAATGGTATGCCGGTGTAAATGTATTTTTTGTGGGAGAACGAAAAGATAGAGTTTCAGTTCAGAGCTTAGCGGCAGTTTTTCCTCCAGAATTTCAACCACAAGATGTAACTTTAGATAGTTATTTTGATTTAAATGCTCATGTCGGATATAAATATAATGACAGATTAACTGCGTTTTTAAGAGGAAATAATTTAGCAAATCAACAATATAATCGTTGGACAAACTTTCCAGTACAAGGTGTTCAAGTGCTTTTAGGAGCTAATTATAAATTTGATTTTTAGAATTGAAAAGTAAACAAGTTATAGTTGTTAGTCGTAAAAAAGAGAATAAGAACGATTTTTTGTCAGAATTTGAGAGTGTTTTTAAAAGCTAATTTATAAATATGAACCTTAAACAAAAAATGTACAATCATTATTGTAATTTATTAGAAGAAAAAATAAAAACACTTCGTAATAGAATTGCTGATTTGGCAGAAGACGCTCAAAATGATGCAAAAGGTTCAGCAGGCGATAAGCATGAAACAGCTCTGTCTATGATGCATTTAGAGCAAGAAAAATTAAATCACAACCTGAAAGAAGTTTTAGATCAAAAAAGTATATTAGAAAATATTGATATTACCCTTGTAAATAAATACATTGGCTTAGGAAGCTTAATTTACACAGATAAATTTATTTTCTTTATAAGTTTAGCTTTACCAAAGATTGAAGTTGATGGAAAAGAAATAATAGCATTGTCTTTACATTCACCATTAGGAAAAGAAATGAAAGGGAAAAAAAAGGAAGAAACCTTCACTTTTAATAAAACAAACCATAAAATTGTAAAAATAGAATAATTAAAAACCACTTTACAAGTGGTTTTTTTATGATTTGTAACCAATACCATGTGTTTTTATCATTTCAGTTTAAATTTTAATTATAATTTAGATATTTTGGTTATAATTTGTAATTAAAATTAAGTTTATGATTTATATTTAGTACTTAAATGCTCAAATTTGCTTTGTTAATGAAACAGAAATAAAGTATTAAAAATAAATTATAAAGTTATGTGTGGAATTTTAGCCATTATAGGAAAAGGAAAAGAAGAAGCTTTAGTGCAACAATTATCAAAGCGAATGAGTCATCGTGGACCAGATGAAAGTGATATTCATGTTACGGAAAACGGACATATACTTTCACATGAAAGATTATCAATTGTAGACTTGCATACAGGGAAACAACCTATTCAAGGTACATCATCTGCTTGGATGGTGCATAATGGTGAAATTTATAATCATAGTGCTTTAAGAGAAACGGTCTTGAAACATCACACTTTTAGAACAACTTCAGATTCAGAAGTAATTGTTCATTTATATGAAGAATTTGGATATGACTTTTGCGACTATTTAGATGGAATGTTTGCTTTTGTAGTGGTAGATGGAGATGATTTTATAGTAGGAAGAGATCCATTAGGAATTAAACCATTATATTATGGTATTGATGAAAGGGGAAGATACTATTTTGCAAGTGAAATGAAATCAATAGCTGATCAATGTAAAACATTTTCCACTTTTCCACCAGGACACTATTATACAAATAAAACAGGTTTTGTAAAATATTATAAACCTGAATGGGAAGACGATTTAAAAGCAGTAGAAGAATTAGACTATACAGCAATCAAGGAAACACTAACAGAAGCAGTTCGTAAAAGATTAATGGCAGATGTTCCATTTGGAGTTTTACTTTCAGGAGGATTAGATTCATCATTGACATCTTCAATTGCAAAACGATTGTTGGGAGATTCGCAAACGCTTCATTCATTCTCAATTGGTTTAGATGAAAATGCTCCAGATTTAGTTGCAGCAAGAAAAGTTGCTGAATTTTTAGGAACAGAACATCATGAAGTATATTTTTCAATTGAAGAAGGAATTAAAAATATTGAGAACCTTATTTGGCACTTAGAAACTTATGATGTTACTTCTATTAGGGCAAGTACGCCAATGTATTTTATGTCTAAAAAGATTACCGATTTAGGAATTAAAATGGTATTGTCTGGTGAAGGAGCAGATGAAATATTTGGAGGGTATTTGTATTTTAGAAATGCTCCATCTTCAGAAGATTTTCAAAAGGAAACAATTGAAAGAGTTCAAAAATTATTTACAGCCGATTTATTAAGAGCCGATAAATCGACAATGGCTCATGGATTAGAAGCACGTGTGCCATTTTTAGATAAAGAGTTTTTAGAATTGGCAATAAAAATTAAACCAGAAGAAAAACAACCGAAAAGATATAAAGGAATTGAAAAATATATATTAAGAAAAGCATTTGATACAAAAGAACAACCTTATTTACCAGATGAAGTTTTATGGAGACAAAAAGAACAATTCTCTGATGGAGTTGGGTATAATTGGATAGATCAATTAATAGAATATTGTACAACACAAGTATCTGATGTAGAATTTGCAAAAGCTAAAGATTTATTTCCATATAATACGCCTACAAGTAAAGAAGCTTTTTATTATAGAACCATTTTTCATAAACATTTTCCACAGGAAAGTGCTGCGCAAACAGTAAGAAAATGGATTCCAAAATGGCAAGAAAATCAAGACCCAAGTGGTAGAGCAAATGCAGCACATGTACAAGCAGATATTGAAATTGCAAAAGAAAAAGAAATAGTTTAAAATTTTGAATATGATTTGTTTTTGAAACGTCAGCTATATTGGTTGACGTTTTTTTATTTTTAATCGCTTAAAACCCTCTTAAAATGAAAATTTTCAACATTTGTTAATAACTTATGCCTAAAAACAAAACTAAAGGAAGATAAATTTTTATATAATGGTTATATTTGTCTGTTTAATAATAACCAGTCTTTTTTAAGAATTAAAATATGAGTGAAGAAGTAAAGAAAAACAATTATTCAGCCGACAGTATTCAGGCTTTAGAAGGAATGGAGCATGTTAGAATGCGACCTTCTATGTATATTGGAGATACTGGAGTTAGAGGTTTACATCATTTAGTATATGAAGTTGTTGATAATTCAATTGATGAAGCTTTAGCTGGACATTGTGATACTATATCTGTATTTATAAATGAAGATAATTCTATTTCGGTTGAAGATAATGGTCGTGGTATTCCTGTAGATATTCATAAGAAAGAAGGAATCTCTGCTTTGGAAGTTGTAATGACTAAAATTGGAGCAGGAGGTAAGTTTGATAAAGATTCATATAAAGTTTCTGGAGGACTTCATGGTGTAGGTGTATCATGTGTAAATGCATTGTCTGATAATCTAAGAGCAACTGTATATAGAGACGGGAAAATTTGGGAACAAGAATATGAAAAAGGAAAATCTTTATATCCTGTTAAACAAATTGGAACAACAGAGAAAAGAGGTACAATGGTTACATTTAAACCAGATGCTACAATTTTTACTCAAACATTAGAATACTCTTATGATACTTTAGCAGCTCGTATGCGAGAGTTATCGTTTTTGAATAAAGGGATTACAATTACATTAACAGATAAGAGAAATAAAGATAAAGAAGGAAACTTTATATCAGAAATTTTTCATTCTAAAGAAGGATTAAAAGAATTCGTTAAATTTTTAGATGGCAATAGAGTGCCAATCATTAGTCATGTTATTAGCATGGAAAATGATAAAGGAGAAATCCCTGTTGAGGTCGCTTTAATTTATAATGAAAGTTATAATGAAAATATCTTTTCTTATGTAAATAATATTAATACTCACGAAGGAGGAACGCATTTACAAGGTTTTCGTATGGGATTAACCCGAACTTTGAAAAAATATGCAGATGCTTCTGGGTTATTAGATAAATTAAAGTTTGAAATATCAGGTGATGATTTCCGTGAAGGTTTAACGGCTATTATTTCTGTAAAAATACAAGAACCTCAATTTGAAGGTCAAACTAAAACAAAATTAGGAAATAGAGAAGTTGTTTCTCCTGTTTCTCAGGCAGTAGCAGAAATGCTTGAAAATTATTTGGAAGAGAATCCTAATGATGCAAAAATTATTGTTCAAAAAGTAATTTTAGCAGCTCAAGCACGTCATGCAGCTAAAAAAGCTAGAGAAATGGTACAACGTAAAACCGTTATGGGCGGTGGAGGTTTACCAGGGAAACTTTCTGATTGTTCTGAACAAGATCCTGCAAAATGTGAAATTTTCCTTGTTGAGGGAGATTCGGCAGGTGGTACTGCAAAACAAGGGCGAGATAGGATGTTTCAAGCTATTTTGCCATTAAGAGGTAAGATTTTGAACGTTGAAAAAGCAATGCAGCATAAAGTCTTTGAAAATGAAGAAATTCGTAATATTTTTACTGCATTAGGCGTAACTGTTGGTACAGAAGAAGATAGTAAAGCTTTAAATCTTTCAAAATTAAGATATCATAAAGTAGTAATCATGTGTGATGCCGATGTCGACGGTAGTCATATCTCAACACTTATCCTAACATTCTTCTTCAGATATATGAAAGAATTGATTGAAGGAGGACACGTATATATTGCTGCACCACCTTTGTACTTAGTGAAAAAAGGAAATAAAAAAGAATATGCTTGGAATGATAATCAACGTGATAAAATTGCAATGCAAATGGGTGGAGGTGTAAACATTCAGAGGTATAAAGGTCTTGGAGAGATGAATGCTGAACAGTTATGGGATACAACTCTTAATCCAGATTTTAGAACACTACGCCAAGTAACAATAGATAGTTTATCTGAGGCGGATAGAGTGTTTTCAATGTTAATGGGAGATGAAGTTCCTCCTCGTAGAGAGTTTATTGAGAAAAATGCAGCTTATGCTAAAATTGATGTTTAGTATAGCTATAAATAAATAACAGTTAGGCATCTTATATAAGGTGCCTAACTGCTTAAAAAAAGGATATAAAATAAAAGAGTTAAGTTTTGTTGAACTTTCATCTTTTAGCTAAAATTATATAACAAACTTGCTTTGCAAAGTTCATTTGCTTTTGGTAAATTTGCGAGAGTTAATAAAAATAGTAAATAACAACATACAAAAAAAATAAAATGAAAGTAACTATAGTAGGTGCAGGAAATGTAGGTGCAACATGTGCAGATGTAATTTCATATAGAGGAATTGCAAGTGAAGTAGTATTATTAGATATCAAAGAAGGATTTGCAGAAGGAAAAGCAATGGATATCATGCAATGTGCTACAACTACAGTTTTTAATACAAAAGTTTCAGGAAGTACAAATGATTATTCAAAAACAGCAGGGAGTGATGTAGTAGTAATTACTTCGGGTATTCCTAGAAAACCAGGAATGACTCGTGAAGAATTAATAGGAATTAATGCTGGAATTGTAAAATCAGTTGCGGAAAATGTATTAACTCACTCACCTAATGCAATTATTGTTGTGGTTTCTAACCCAATGGATACTATGACTTATTTAACATTAAAAGCAACAGGTTTGCCAAAGAATAGAGTAATAGGTATGGGAGGAGCTTTGGATAGCTCTCGTTTTAAATACTTTTTATCTCAAGCATTACAAAAACCAGGAAATGATGTACAAGGAATGGTTATAGGTGGTCATGGTGATACAACAATGATTCCTTTAACAAGATTAGCATCTTATAATGGTTCTCCAGTTTCAAACTTCTTATCACAAGAAGAATTAGACAAAGTAGCAGCTTCTACAATGGTAGGTGGTGCAACATTAACAGGTTTGTTAGGAACATCAGCGTGGTATGCACCTGGAGCATCAGTAGCTTATTTAGTAGATAGTATTTTAAACGATCAAAAACGTATGATACCTTGTTCAGTAATGTTAGAAGGAGAATATGGACAAAATGATATTTGTATTGGAGTACCATGTATTATAGGGAAAAATGGAGTAGAGGAAATTGTAGACGTACAATTAAATGATACTGAAAAAGCATTATTTGCTAAGAGTGCAGACGCAGTTCGTAATATGAATGCAGACTTAAAAGCAGTTTTGTAATATATATAAAAGGAATAAAAAAAACTGTCAAATAAAATGACAGTTTTTTTTATATAGTCAACAATAGGTTAATATTGAAAAAAACTAATTTTATTAGGAAATAAAATTGGTTAATCCTATTGTAAATTATATATTTGTCCGTTTTTATAAAATAGAATAATTAATTTATAGTAATAATGCAGAATAAAGGACTAATTAAATTTTTCGCAATTCTTTTCGCGTTGGTTTGTATTTACCAACTTTCTTTCACTTTTGTAGCTAATGGAATTAGTGAAGATGCTAAAACATTTGCAAAAGGAGATTTCACAAAAGAATTAAGATATCTAGATTCGATTGGAAAAGAAACGGTTTTCTTAGGGAAAACCTATAATGAAGTGAGAGATAATCAACTACAAAAGGGACTTGACCTTGAAGGTGGATTGAACGTAATTCTTCAAATATCTGTAAAAGATATTTTAAGCGGTTTAGCAAATGACTCAAAAAATGTAGCATTTGTTAAAGCTTTAAATGATGCAAAAACGAATCAAAAGGGAAATCAAGATTATATTGATGCTTTCTTTATTGAAGCTAATAATGCAAATTTAAAATTAGCAAGTTCTGACATTTTTGGAAATAAAAATCTAGATGAAGTAATTAAATTTGATATGACTAACGCTCAAATAGAGCCGATTATCAAACAAAAAGTTATTGAATCTGTAGAAAGTGCTTTTGGAGTTTTAAGAAAGCGTATTGACCAATTTGGTGTTACGCAACCAAACATTCAAATGTTAGGAAATTCGGGTAGAATTTTAGTAGAATTACCAGGTGCAAAAGATGTAGATCGTATTAAAAAATTATTACAAGGTACTGCAAAATTAGAGTTTTGGGAAACTTATAAAATAGAAGAAGTAGCTAATTATTTAATTTCTGCAAATGAAGTATTGAAAAAAACTGAAGTTGCAATTAAAGATGAAGTAAAAGATAAAGTTTCAACAGGAATAGACTCTTTATTAACGGATAAAGCTGATTCAACTCAAGTTCAATCAAATCCATTATTTGAAAAATTACAAATTACTCAACAACAAGGGTTATCAGTTTTAGGATATGCTAAAGTTACTGATACTGCTTTGATTGGCGGATATTTAAGGAGAAGTGATATTGTTTCAAATTTACCAAATGCTTTATCTAACATTAAATTTGTATGGGGAAAAACAGATGAAAAAACTCCAGATATTGTTGAATTATATGCATTAAAAAGAGGTAGAGATGGTAAAGCTCCTATTAGTGGAGGTGTTATTGTTGATGCTAGAGATACATTTGATCAATTAGGTAAACCAGCCGTTTCAATGCAAATGAACGGAACTGGAGCAAAAGAATGGGAAAAATTAACTGGAAAAGTTTCTCAACAAGGAAATGCTATTGCAATTGTTTTAGATAATATTGTATATTCTGCACCAGGTGTAAGTAGAGGAGCTATTTCAGGTGGACAATCTGAAATTTCAGGAAACTTTACGCTTAATGAAACTAAAGATTTAGCAAACATTCTTAGAGCTGGGAAATTACCTGCTGAAGCTAAAATCGTTCAATCTGAAGTAGTAGGACCATCTTTAGGAAAAGAATCTGTAAGAAGTGGTATGTTGTCATTCATTATTGGTTTCTCTTTAGTTCTTTTATGGATGGTTGTATATTATGGTAAAGCTGGTTTCTATGCTAATTTAGCATTATTAGTGAATATCTTATTCATTTTTGGTGCCTTAGCAAGTTTTGGAGCTGTGTTAACATTACCAGGTATTGCAGGTATCGTATTAACAATTGGTATGGCAGTAGATGCAAACGTAATTATATACGAGAGAGCAAAAGAAGAATTAGATTCAGGTAAAACAGTTGAAGAAGCTGTTAAT
It includes:
- the secDF gene encoding protein translocase subunit SecDF; protein product: MQNKGLIKFFAILFALVCIYQLSFTFVANGISEDAKTFAKGDFTKELRYLDSIGKETVFLGKTYNEVRDNQLQKGLDLEGGLNVILQISVKDILSGLANDSKNVAFVKALNDAKTNQKGNQDYIDAFFIEANNANLKLASSDIFGNKNLDEVIKFDMTNAQIEPIIKQKVIESVESAFGVLRKRIDQFGVTQPNIQMLGNSGRILVELPGAKDVDRIKKLLQGTAKLEFWETYKIEEVANYLISANEVLKKTEVAIKDEVKDKVSTGIDSLLTDKADSTQVQSNPLFEKLQITQQQGLSVLGYAKVTDTALIGGYLRRSDIVSNLPNALSNIKFVWGKTDEKTPDIVELYALKRGRDGKAPISGGVIVDARDTFDQLGKPAVSMQMNGTGAKEWEKLTGKVSQQGNAIAIVLDNIVYSAPGVSRGAISGGQSEISGNFTLNETKDLANILRAGKLPAEAKIVQSEVVGPSLGKESVRSGMLSFIIGFSLVLLWMVVYYGKAGFYANLALLVNILFIFGALASFGAVLTLPGIAGIVLTIGMAVDANVIIYERAKEELDSGKTVEEAVNYAYTWKGAMSSIVDANVTTFITALILFVLGTGPIKGFATTLLIGIITSLITAIFITRIFLDWSLSRNEKIAFSTSITKNWFKNLNFDFLGKRKIAYAISGTLIVLSLVSLFTKGLNQGVDFVGGRTYQVRFDKAVSAPQVTDELVAVFGSAEAKVFGNDNQLKITTKYKVEEEGEEIDKEVANTLFDALKKHLPADLTYEKFVNSYDGKNIGIMQSSKVSGTISKDIKTNSIWAVLGSLFVVFLYLMMSFRKWQFGLGAVAAVAHDVIIVLGIFSFFYTILPFNMEIDQAFIAAILTVIGYSLNDTVIVFDRVREYLDYNSSSDFKGLVNKALNTTLSRTINTSATTLVVLLAIFFFGGDSVKGFVFAILVGILVGTYSSLFVATPVMNDTMSDKEAKKMAEFKKEE